A genomic window from Anguilla rostrata isolate EN2019 chromosome 14, ASM1855537v3, whole genome shotgun sequence includes:
- the LOC135239471 gene encoding insulin gene enhancer protein isl-1-like isoform X1, whose amino-acid sequence MGDMGDPPKKKRLISLCVGCGNQIQDQYILRVSPDLEWHAACLKCAECNQYLDESCTCFVRDGKTYCKRDYIRLYGIKCAKCNIGFSKNDFVMRARSKVYHIECFRCVACSRQLIPGDEFALREDGLFCRADHDVVERATMGAGDPLSPLHPARPLQMAAEPISARQPALRPHVHKQPEKTTRIRTVLNEKQLHTLRTCYNANPRPDALMKEQLVEMTGLSPRVIRVWFQNKRCKDKKRSILMKQLQQQQPNDKTNIQGLTGTPMVAASPERHDGGLQANPVEVQSYQPPWKVLSDFALQSDIDQPAFQQLVSFSEGGPGSNSTGSEAASMSSQLPDTPNSMVSSPIEA is encoded by the exons ATGGGAGACATGGGGGATCCGCCTAAAA AAAAACGACTGATTTCTTTATGCGTTGGATGCGGAAATCAAATTCAAGATCAGTATATTCTGAGGGTCTCTCCAGATCTAGAATGGCATGCAGCATGTTTGAAATGTGCAGAATGCAATCAATATTTGGACGAGTCTTGCACCTGCTTTGTTAGAGACGGGAAAACCTATTGCAAAAGGGACTACATCAG GTTATATGGGATCAAGTGCGCTAAATGCAACATAGGTTTCAGCAAGAATGATTTCGTCATGAGAGCGCGCTCCAAGGTGTACCATATCGAGTGTTTTCGGTGTGTGGCCTGCAGCCGGCAGCTTATCCCCGGGGACGAGTTTGCTCTAAGAGAAGATGGCCTGTTTTGCAGGGCAGACCACGACGTTGTGGAGCGGGCAACAATGGGGGCAGGGGACCCCCTTAGTCCACTACACCCCGCAAGACCTTTACAGATGGCGG CAGAGCCCATATCTGCCAGACAACCTGCACTTCGCCCGCACGTTCACAAGCAGCCGGAGAAAACGACTCGGATTAGGACGGTACTCAACGAGAAACAGCTTCACACTTTGAGAACTTGTTACAACGCCAACCCGAGACCAGACGCCCTCATGAAGGAGCAGCTGGTGGAAATGACGGGCCTTAGTCCCAGAGTCATCAGGGTCTGGTTTCAAAATAAGCGATGCAAGGACAAAAAGAGGAGTATTCTAATGAAACAACTCCAGCAACAGCAACCCAATGACAAAACG AATATCCAGGGGTTGACAGGGACTCCTATGGTGGCTGCTAGTCCAGAGAGACACGACGGTGGTTTGCAGGCAAACCCAGTGGAGGTGCAGAGTTACCAACCGCCTTGGAAAGTACTGAGCGACTTCGCACTGCAGAGTGACATAGACCAGCCTGCATTTCAGCAATTG GTCAGTTTTTCGGAAGGAGGACCAGGTTCTAATTCGACTGGGAGTGAAGCTGCATCCATGTCATCTCAGCTgccagatacaccaaacagcatGGTATCGAGTCCTATAGAGGCATGA
- the LOC135239471 gene encoding insulin gene enhancer protein isl-1-like isoform X3, producing the protein MGDMGDPPKKKRLISLCVGCGNQIQDQYILRVSPDLEWHAACLKCAECNQYLDESCTCFVRDGKTYCKRDYIRADHDVVERATMGAGDPLSPLHPARPLQMAAEPISARQPALRPHVHKQPEKTTRIRTVLNEKQLHTLRTCYNANPRPDALMKEQLVEMTGLSPRVIRVWFQNKRCKDKKRSILMKQLQQQQPNDKTNIQGLTGTPMVAASPERHDGGLQANPVEVQSYQPPWKVLSDFALQSDIDQPAFQQLVSFSEGGPGSNSTGSEAASMSSQLPDTPNSMVSSPIEA; encoded by the exons ATGGGAGACATGGGGGATCCGCCTAAAA AAAAACGACTGATTTCTTTATGCGTTGGATGCGGAAATCAAATTCAAGATCAGTATATTCTGAGGGTCTCTCCAGATCTAGAATGGCATGCAGCATGTTTGAAATGTGCAGAATGCAATCAATATTTGGACGAGTCTTGCACCTGCTTTGTTAGAGACGGGAAAACCTATTGCAAAAGGGACTACATCAG GGCAGACCACGACGTTGTGGAGCGGGCAACAATGGGGGCAGGGGACCCCCTTAGTCCACTACACCCCGCAAGACCTTTACAGATGGCGG CAGAGCCCATATCTGCCAGACAACCTGCACTTCGCCCGCACGTTCACAAGCAGCCGGAGAAAACGACTCGGATTAGGACGGTACTCAACGAGAAACAGCTTCACACTTTGAGAACTTGTTACAACGCCAACCCGAGACCAGACGCCCTCATGAAGGAGCAGCTGGTGGAAATGACGGGCCTTAGTCCCAGAGTCATCAGGGTCTGGTTTCAAAATAAGCGATGCAAGGACAAAAAGAGGAGTATTCTAATGAAACAACTCCAGCAACAGCAACCCAATGACAAAACG AATATCCAGGGGTTGACAGGGACTCCTATGGTGGCTGCTAGTCCAGAGAGACACGACGGTGGTTTGCAGGCAAACCCAGTGGAGGTGCAGAGTTACCAACCGCCTTGGAAAGTACTGAGCGACTTCGCACTGCAGAGTGACATAGACCAGCCTGCATTTCAGCAATTG GTCAGTTTTTCGGAAGGAGGACCAGGTTCTAATTCGACTGGGAGTGAAGCTGCATCCATGTCATCTCAGCTgccagatacaccaaacagcatGGTATCGAGTCCTATAGAGGCATGA
- the LOC135239471 gene encoding insulin gene enhancer protein isl-1-like isoform X2, producing MGDMGDPPKKKRLISLCVGCGNQIQDQYILRVSPDLEWHAACLKCAECNQYLDESCTCFVRDGKTYCKRDYIRLYGIKCAKCNIGFSKNDFVMRARSKVYHIECFRCVACSRQLIPGDEFALREDGLFCRADHDVVERATMGAGDPLSPLHPARPLQMAEPISARQPALRPHVHKQPEKTTRIRTVLNEKQLHTLRTCYNANPRPDALMKEQLVEMTGLSPRVIRVWFQNKRCKDKKRSILMKQLQQQQPNDKTNIQGLTGTPMVAASPERHDGGLQANPVEVQSYQPPWKVLSDFALQSDIDQPAFQQLVSFSEGGPGSNSTGSEAASMSSQLPDTPNSMVSSPIEA from the exons ATGGGAGACATGGGGGATCCGCCTAAAA AAAAACGACTGATTTCTTTATGCGTTGGATGCGGAAATCAAATTCAAGATCAGTATATTCTGAGGGTCTCTCCAGATCTAGAATGGCATGCAGCATGTTTGAAATGTGCAGAATGCAATCAATATTTGGACGAGTCTTGCACCTGCTTTGTTAGAGACGGGAAAACCTATTGCAAAAGGGACTACATCAG GTTATATGGGATCAAGTGCGCTAAATGCAACATAGGTTTCAGCAAGAATGATTTCGTCATGAGAGCGCGCTCCAAGGTGTACCATATCGAGTGTTTTCGGTGTGTGGCCTGCAGCCGGCAGCTTATCCCCGGGGACGAGTTTGCTCTAAGAGAAGATGGCCTGTTTTGCAGGGCAGACCACGACGTTGTGGAGCGGGCAACAATGGGGGCAGGGGACCCCCTTAGTCCACTACACCCCGCAAGACCTTTACAGATGGCGG AGCCCATATCTGCCAGACAACCTGCACTTCGCCCGCACGTTCACAAGCAGCCGGAGAAAACGACTCGGATTAGGACGGTACTCAACGAGAAACAGCTTCACACTTTGAGAACTTGTTACAACGCCAACCCGAGACCAGACGCCCTCATGAAGGAGCAGCTGGTGGAAATGACGGGCCTTAGTCCCAGAGTCATCAGGGTCTGGTTTCAAAATAAGCGATGCAAGGACAAAAAGAGGAGTATTCTAATGAAACAACTCCAGCAACAGCAACCCAATGACAAAACG AATATCCAGGGGTTGACAGGGACTCCTATGGTGGCTGCTAGTCCAGAGAGACACGACGGTGGTTTGCAGGCAAACCCAGTGGAGGTGCAGAGTTACCAACCGCCTTGGAAAGTACTGAGCGACTTCGCACTGCAGAGTGACATAGACCAGCCTGCATTTCAGCAATTG GTCAGTTTTTCGGAAGGAGGACCAGGTTCTAATTCGACTGGGAGTGAAGCTGCATCCATGTCATCTCAGCTgccagatacaccaaacagcatGGTATCGAGTCCTATAGAGGCATGA
- the LOC135239471 gene encoding insulin gene enhancer protein isl-1-like isoform X4: protein MGDMGDPPKKKRLISLCVGCGNQIQDQYILRVSPDLEWHAACLKCAECNQYLDESCTCFVRDGKTYCKRDYIRADHDVVERATMGAGDPLSPLHPARPLQMAEPISARQPALRPHVHKQPEKTTRIRTVLNEKQLHTLRTCYNANPRPDALMKEQLVEMTGLSPRVIRVWFQNKRCKDKKRSILMKQLQQQQPNDKTNIQGLTGTPMVAASPERHDGGLQANPVEVQSYQPPWKVLSDFALQSDIDQPAFQQLVSFSEGGPGSNSTGSEAASMSSQLPDTPNSMVSSPIEA, encoded by the exons ATGGGAGACATGGGGGATCCGCCTAAAA AAAAACGACTGATTTCTTTATGCGTTGGATGCGGAAATCAAATTCAAGATCAGTATATTCTGAGGGTCTCTCCAGATCTAGAATGGCATGCAGCATGTTTGAAATGTGCAGAATGCAATCAATATTTGGACGAGTCTTGCACCTGCTTTGTTAGAGACGGGAAAACCTATTGCAAAAGGGACTACATCAG GGCAGACCACGACGTTGTGGAGCGGGCAACAATGGGGGCAGGGGACCCCCTTAGTCCACTACACCCCGCAAGACCTTTACAGATGGCGG AGCCCATATCTGCCAGACAACCTGCACTTCGCCCGCACGTTCACAAGCAGCCGGAGAAAACGACTCGGATTAGGACGGTACTCAACGAGAAACAGCTTCACACTTTGAGAACTTGTTACAACGCCAACCCGAGACCAGACGCCCTCATGAAGGAGCAGCTGGTGGAAATGACGGGCCTTAGTCCCAGAGTCATCAGGGTCTGGTTTCAAAATAAGCGATGCAAGGACAAAAAGAGGAGTATTCTAATGAAACAACTCCAGCAACAGCAACCCAATGACAAAACG AATATCCAGGGGTTGACAGGGACTCCTATGGTGGCTGCTAGTCCAGAGAGACACGACGGTGGTTTGCAGGCAAACCCAGTGGAGGTGCAGAGTTACCAACCGCCTTGGAAAGTACTGAGCGACTTCGCACTGCAGAGTGACATAGACCAGCCTGCATTTCAGCAATTG GTCAGTTTTTCGGAAGGAGGACCAGGTTCTAATTCGACTGGGAGTGAAGCTGCATCCATGTCATCTCAGCTgccagatacaccaaacagcatGGTATCGAGTCCTATAGAGGCATGA